A genomic segment from Zygotorulaspora mrakii chromosome 1, complete sequence encodes:
- the CKS1 gene encoding cyclin-dependent protein kinase regulatory subunit CKS1 (similar to Saccharomyces cerevisiae CKS1 (YBR135W); ancestral locus Anc_3.400), with the protein MYHHHHTFQGRRLTDQERARVLEFQESIHYSPRYSDDTHEYRHVMLPKAMLKVIPSDYFNSETGTLRILTEDEWRGIGVTQSLGWEHYECHAPEPHILLFKRPLNYEAELRAAAATQQLQQQQQQHQHQEEAGVRAPH; encoded by the coding sequence atgtatcatcatcaccacaCCTTTCAGGGCAGGCGATTAACAGATCAGGAAAGAGCGAGAGTGCTCGAATTCCAGGAGTCTATCCACTATTCGCCGCGGTACTCGGATGACACCCACGAATACAGGCACGTAATGCTTCCCAAAGCAATGCTTAAGGTTATTCCCTCAGATTACTTCAATTCGGAGACAGGGACACTTCGTATTTTGACAGAAGACGAATGGAGGGGAATTGGCGTAACGCAATCACTGGGTTGGGAGCATTATGAGTGCCATGCCCCTGAACCACATATTTTGCTGTTCAAGAGACCTTTAAACTATGAGGCGGAATTGCGGGCGGCGGCGGCTACCCAGCAGCtgcagcaacaacagcagcaacatcAACACCAGGAAGAAGCAGGTGTTCGAGCACCTCATTAA
- the HSL7 gene encoding protein arginine N-methyltransferase (similar to Saccharomyces cerevisiae HSL7 (YBR133C); ancestral locus Anc_3.399), translated as MESNVFVGVKFGSAANAASSELTGHMKGSTKLPNNYDYILMPVTNGRYKDTVRASFQKFKYRQGNGAILMDETILKIPEPELQDLCIPPFTVPENEPPSYIGLLSSWLELESHDNLVREMCYQVLLNECKYARFVGINKLILAPPRELSELQMYSQVIARLLNHELIYSTPPLLLSISLPLYEDSDSLATWDLWHTIRKLCGYHPSLSISLAVPRTKTPSHVLNRWLCEPVSCLLISSSIFATNQYAYPVLHKFNQNLIMKFQKINGNSLPSNNSELCIILHGMEKYSNRIKGGESAYLEYINYLLKKGDNLSVPGDKNSRSSQHDNTLFQQQQQRQHYFDLHSPRLMPPLKPHSESLTNYVYSVFEQDSIKYDMYQDAIQKALHDLIASSRSQSLVVLIAGAGRGPMVERAIRASKYLKVLDKVKIIALEKNKQACLYLQKRNFDSWNNKVQIIKEDMRLWKDESIKVDLCVSELLGSFGCNELSPECLYTVERYHSKTNTIFIPQSYTSYIAPIASYLLHQKVNELNKDNESVWIMHNVPYCILSSKINELWTFEHPISEFELSAAPFIKNVVTEFKVKYRGEIHGLIGFFTAKLYNDIHISTLPDESIVKLLPDSDVQGLKKLNVSSSPDPFMYPSEAGVNVVGGKYKKFSHTPNMHSWSPLVFPLKEPFSVTDDTELSVFISRNYSVQNRSVWYEWSVESFVYLLLSGASTRRATNQKAASQTTTSSHKPGLHRSGHQANPIGLSSEGDGAAFSNTLPENAFLPVHESGWQSVNDIHGLSNGFDGEERPLFDLGADDIGKLDEEEEDEDDEDEEDEEDVHVRVKTGASALHNVNGQSFSLQL; from the coding sequence ATGGAGAGTAACGTATTCGTTGGTGTTAAATTTGGGTCTGCGGCAAACGCCGCGTCAAGCGAATTGACTGGACACATGAAGGGCTCTACAAAACTGCCAAATAACTATGATTATATCTTGATGCCCGTCACTAACGGCAGATACAAGGATACGGTGAGAGCAAGTTTTcagaaattcaaatatcGGCAGGGCAATGGGGCCATTCTCATGGATGAAacgattttgaaaattccaGAGCCTGAATTACAGGATCTATGTATACCACCATTTACTGTACCAGAGAACGAGCCACCTTCATATATTGGACTTTTATCGTCATGGCTGGAGTTGGAGAGTCACGATAATTTGGTGAGGGAAATGTGCTATCAAGTGCTTCTTAATGAATGCAAGTATGCGCGTTTTGTGGGGATCAATAAATTGATTCTTGCACCACCCAGAGAACTATCAGAACTGCAAATGTATTCACAAGTGATAGCGCGCTTGCTGAACCACGAACTAATATATTCAACACCTCCTTTGTTGCTATCGATATCATTACCATTGTATGAAGATAGTGACTCTCTAGCAACTTGGGATCTTTGGCATACGATTAGAAAATTATGTGGCTATCATCCCTCGTTGAGTATATCATTGGCAGTGCCCCGTACTAAGACCCCGTCTCATGTCTTAAATAGGTGGTTATGTGAACCAGTTTCGTGTCTTCTAATATCGTCATCCATATTTGCGACAAACCAATATGCTTATCCTGTTTTACACAAGTTTAATCAGAActtgataatgaaatttcaaaaaattaatgGTAATTCACTACCTAGTAATAATAGCGAGCTCTGTATTATTTTGCATGGAATggaaaaatattcaaatcgAATAAAAGGTGGAGAAAGTGCTTACTTAGAATACATCAACTACCTCTTGAAAAAGGGAGATAATTTATCTGTACCAGGCGATAAAAATAGCCGTTCTTCACAACATGACAATACTttatttcaacagcaacagcaaagGCAACATTACTTTGATCTTCACTCACCTAGGTTGATGCCTCCTTTGAAACCACATTCAGAATCCTTAACAAACTATGTTTACTCCGTTTTTGAACAAGATTCAATAAAATACGATATGTATCAAGATGCAATCCAAAAGGCATTACACGATTTGATTGCCTCTTCTAGATCACAATCACTAGTGGTTTTGATAGCTGGAGCTGGTAGAGGTCCAATGGTCGAGAGAGCGATAAGAGCTTCAAAGTATTTGAAAGTCCTGGATAAAGTTAAAATTATTGCcttggaaaaaaacaaacaagCGTGCTTGTATTtacaaaagagaaattttgaCTCATGGAATAACAAAGTTCAAATCATAAAAGAGGATATGCGCCTATGGAAAGATGAATCCATAAAGGTCGACCTCTGTGTAAGTGAACTGCTTGGATCATTTGGATGCAATGAACTTTCACCAGAATGTTTATATACAGTCGAAAGATATCACTCGAAGACCAACACTATTTTCATCCCGCAATCGTACACGTCATATATAGCACCAATAGCGTCATATCTTCTCCATCAGAAAGTCAATGAACTTAATAAAGACAACGAGTCGGTGTGGATTATGCACAATGTTCCCTATTGCATCCTTTCCTCCAAAATTAACGAGCTTTGGACTTTCGAGCACCCTATTTCAGAGTTCGAGCTATCGGCTGCTCCCTTCATAAAGAATGTTGTGACAGAGTTCAAAGTGAAATACAGAGGTGAAATCCATGGTTTGATAGGATTTTTTACAGCGAAGTTGTATAACGATATTCATATATCAACGTTACCAGATGAGTCGATTGTAAAACTGCTTCCAGACTCTGATGTTCAAggattgaagaaattgaatgttTCATCAAGCCCTGATCCTTTTATGTATCCATCTGAAGCAGGCGTGAATGTAGTGGGGGgaaaatacaaaaagtTTAGCCATACACCAAATATGCATTCGTGGTCTCCTTTGGTATTTCCTTTGAAAGAGCCATTTTCTGTTACTGATGATACCGAGCTTTCTGTGttcatttcaagaaattatTCCGTTCAAAATCGATCAGTTTGGTACGAATGGTCAGTAGAGAGTTTCGTCTACTTACTGCTCTCTGGTGCGTCAACTCGAAGGGCTACCAACCAAAAAGCTGCTTCCCAAACTACGACTTCTTCGCATAAACCTGGCCTACACCGTTCGGGACATCAAGCTAACCCCATAGGATTGTCATCGGAAGGAGATGGTGCTGCTTTCAGTAATACACTTCCTGAAAATGCATTTTTGCCTGTACATGAAAGTGGATGGCAAAGTGTCAACGATATTCATGGATTGAGTAACGGATTTGATGGTGAGGAACGGCCGCTATTTGATTTGGGAGCAGATGATATAGGGAAAttggatgaagaagaggaagatgaggaCGATGAGGACGAAGAGGACGAAGAGGATGTTCATGTGCGTGTAAAAACTGGAGCATCTGCTTTGCACAACGTCAATGGCCAGTCATTTTCTCTTCAGTTATAA
- a CDS encoding uncharacterized protein (similar to Saccharomyces cerevisiae YPR089W; ancestral locus Anc_3.398) — MLDDVWGAGSKLPVNSSEVSEKAELIKATVEQLRKPDGHEDPWVDLVLLMADAEEEEEELTTFAQLLANVRDVNDTKKTGVALIHYTIVYNHAPYIELLHNQCYSLDLDLNIYDKKVGLTPLMWCFQLMRANCCIELFSFIDELNFDLTSKDGTNTWDFVVPGSSFEEFLDQNNIFQYKLTAKPSELDSNTTFESAHLQQDDDFDKLNLQLAGMTVDAENAFFNDDNDTSGAKNIIKFSKFLEDFEFDKLLKDQYLEFSDYDIPQILDLLISLPEKYAHITTYPAALIFQCVRYADHKLNSKPLVESLIHLSLTRIIAAASNDLTIDTETTGDIVIQSYWLSAVSFLYYYFCRDDLFFKRYATVLQDIVNTIRALMIEITSSIHARLLPLIEPTILAYTTIDVVRQTLYKKDWNFFKKRKQTKHDLLEKEKKKETLPYYNSTMLKHLYPPSLEEQMKLSPMKVVQIFGALAYVLELHQSHQLFQQQCLSLSVEWFSSTLFNKILKNKRKKTLSRAHAVQIRLNLSSLEAWIKNNDLVVPKPNLVDDFMWQRFPYTLVCALGDINFSDPPVKNVATFKPVKTNVQSQEVPIVYDNTNSLFYYQPFHRIAHIHFERVFELLQWLQVATTLTNDDSLDATMELLPCLTPQQLLKVTDKYNYETEEPKFSSTLRKKLSTMVKAQTMRNDPYLVEQPKSLLALPTVAELTDTYTRSIDSRSFQPLLPIEIQDIVDELHDENTRLRKNHSYSSEKLGEEEQDNDSVDDDTDDKDRGKQSQYSGMVSDSYHTDVGDLQTADEYFKELDAPLATAQKPQWNNEEIEANPW, encoded by the coding sequence ATGCTGGATGATGTATGGGGTGCTGGTAGTAAGTTGCCTGTAAACTCTTCGGAAGTTTCCGAAAAGGCTGAACTTATCAAGGCTACCGTAGAACAATTAAGGAAGCCTGATGGACATGAAGATCCATGGGTAGATTTGGTACTTCTCATGGCGgatgctgaagaagaagaggaggagCTGACAACATTTGCGCAATTGCTTGCAAATGTGAGAGACGTCAACgatacaaaaaaaactggtGTGGCATTAATTCATTATACGATAGTATACAACCACGCACCCTATATTGAGCTTCTGCACAATCAGTGTTACTCGCTCGATTTGGATCTAAACATTTATGACAAGAAAGTAGGGCTTACACCTCTGATGTGGTGCTTCCAATTGATGAGAGCAAACTGCTGTATTGagctcttttcttttattgaTGAGCTGAATTTCGACTTGACTAGCAAAGATGGTACCAATACATGGGACTTCGTTGTACCGGGAtcctcttttgaagagtttcTGGATCAGAATAATATCTTTCAGTATAAACTTACAGCTAAACCTTCCGAACTGGACAGTAACACCACTTTCGAAAGTGCACATCTTCAACAGGATGATGACTTTGATAAATTAAATCTTCAATTAGCTGGAATGACGGTTGATGCTGAGAATGCCTTCTTTAACGACGATAATGATACCAGCGGtgcaaaaaatataattaagttttccaaatttttagaggattttgaatttgataagCTGCTCAAAGATCAGTATCTAGAATTTTCAGATTATGATATACCacaaattttggatttaCTCATATCTTTACCTGAGAAGTATGCTCATATTACTACCTATCCAGCGGCGCTTATTTTCCAATGTGTACGATATGCGGATCATAAACTAAATTCTAAACCTTTGGTAGAGTCGCTAATTCATCTGTCTCTTACAAGAATTATAGCGGCTGCTTCTAATGATCTAACCATTGATACAGAGACAACTGGTGATATCGTAATTCAATCATATTGGCTCAGTGCTGTATCATTCCTTTACTATTATTTCTGTAGGGAcgatcttttcttcaaacgATATGCTACTGTTTTACAGGATATCGTCAATACTATTCGTGCTCTAATGATAGAAATTACATCCTCAATACACGCTCGGTTGTTACCGTTAATTGAACCCACTATACTTGCATATACAACAATTGACGTCGTAAGGCAAACTCTGTACAAAAAAGattggaattttttcaaaaagagaaagcaAACAAAACATGATTTATTGgaaaaggagaagaagaaagaaacTCTACCGTATTATAATAGTACTATGCTGAAGCACTTGTATCCCCCTTCGTTGGAAGAGCAAATGAAACTTTCTCCCATGAAAGTGGTCCAAATTTTTGGTGCATTAGCTTATGTCCTTGAATTACATCAAAGtcatcaattatttcaacagcaatGCTTGTCCTTATCCGTCGAATGGTTTTCCTCAACTTTATTTAATAAAATCctaaaaaataaaaggaagaaaacgCTTTCAAGAGCACACGCCGTTCAGATTAGATTGAATTTATCCAGCCTAGAAGCATGGATAAAAAACAATGATTTGGTGGTTCCGAAGCCCAATTTAGTTGACGACTTCATGTGGCAGAGATTTCCATATACCCTTGTTTGTGCTCTGGGAGACATAAATTTTTCCGATCCACCGGTAAAAAATGTTGCAACGTTTAAACCTGTGAAAACGAATGTCCAATCGCAGGAAGTACCAATCGTTTATGACAACACAAACTCATTGTTTTATTATCAGCCATTCCATAGAATAGCTCATATTCATTTTGAACGTGTATTCGAGTTGTTGCAATGGTTACAAGTGGCTACTACACTAACCAATGATGACTCACTAGATGCCACGATGGAACTACTTCCATGTTTAACACCACAACAGCTGTTAAAAGTTACTGATAAGTATAATTACGAGACAGAAGAGCCTAAATTCAGTTCTACTCTAAGAAAGAAGTTATCGACTATGGTAAAAGCGCAAACTATGAGGAATGATCCGTACCTGGTTGAACAGCCTAAATCACTGCTCGCACTACCTACAGTAGCTGAATTGACTGATACATACACCCGCAGTATCGATAGCCGATCCTTTCAACCATTGCTACCGATTGAAATTCAGGATATCGTTGACGAACTTCACGATGAGAACACAAGGCTACGGAAGAACCACAGTTATTCTTCGGAAAAACTGGGCgaagaagaacaagatAATGACAGTGTGGACGATGATACCGATGACAAAGACAGAGGTAAGCAATCACAATATTCGGGAATGGTATCTGATAGTTATCATACGGATGTTGGCGACCTTCAAACGGCGGACGAGTATTTCAAAGAGCTTGATGCACCATTGGCAACTGCCCAAAAACCACAATGGAATAATGAAGAGATAGAGGCCAATCCCTGGTAA
- the AGP2 gene encoding Agp2p (similar to Saccharomyces cerevisiae AGP2 (YBR132C); ancestral locus Anc_3.397) encodes MSGPSKEMSIVNLKKFGTADIESITSRAAGEHFGRGNRSGGWIGLKDRGYESEIGTDETQSIESTHTFRKLKNRHVQLISISGVIGTALFVAIGRALYRGGPASLLIAFAAWCVPILCITVSTAEMVCFFPVSSPFLRIAAKCVDDSTAVMASWNFWFLECVQIPFEIVSVNTIIHYWRDDYSAAIPLVVQIVLYFLISIFAVKYYGEVEFWLASFKIFLALGLFLFTFITMLGGNPRRDRFGFRYFGDEPFKQYFPNNDESAGKSAGYFQGFLACLIQASFTIAGGEYISMLAGEVKLPRKVLPVAFKQVFVRLTFLFIGSCLCVGILCSPNDPNLTAAIDNSRPGAGSSPYVIAMNNMGIRILPDIVNAALVTAAFSAGNAYTYCSSRTLYGMALDGYAPKIFTRCNRFGVPIYCVLVSLIWGLISLLQLNDNSAVVLNWLINLITASQLINFCVLCVTYLFFRRVYLAQKDNLPALPFKSWWQPYTAIFGLVSALAMTLIQGYTVFFPSLWDVQDFLFCYLMVFIDLGIYLIYKFVWSRGRDKFKDPKTVDFSQDFKEIENHELDNAYEKFIYYQSQSRSESIECT; translated from the coding sequence ATGTCGGGCCCCTCAAAGGAGATGAGCATTGTAAACTTAAAGAAATTTGGCACAGCAGATATCGAAAGTATTACCTCCCGCGCTGCTGGGGAGCATTTTGGGAGAGGTAATCGGTCCGGTGGCTGGATCGGCTTGAAAGATCGTGGTTATGAGAGTGAGATAGGAACCGACGAGACGCAAAGTATCGAAAGTACACATACATttagaaaattgaaaaatagaCATGTACAACTTATTTCTATATCTGGTGTCATTGGTACAGCACTTTTTGTTGCTATAGGTAGGGCATTGTACCGAGGTGGGCCAGCTTCGCTCTTGATAGCATTTGCCGCATGGTGTGTGCCTATATTATGCATCACAGTATCGACGGCAGAAATGGTCTGTTTTTTCCCCGTGAGTTCACCATTTCTAAGAATTGCGGCTAAATGTGTGGACGATTCTACAGCAGTGATGGCAAGTTGGaatttttggtttcttGAATGTGTTCAAATACCGTTTGAGATTGTATCAGTTAATACGATTATACACTATTGGAGAGATGACTATTCTGCCGCTATACCCTTAGTGGTGCAAATTGTTCTTTATTTCCTCATTTCAATCTTTGCCGTCAAGTACTACGGGGAAGTGGAGTTTTGGCTAgcatcattcaaaatttttctggcCTTGGGTCTTTTCCTGTTCACATTTATCACCATGCTAGGAGGTAATCCGAGAAGAGATAGATTTGGATTTCGCTATTTTGGTGATGAACCTTTTAAGCAGTACTTCCCTAATAACGACGAAAGTGCAGGAAAGTCCGCTGGTTATTTTCAGGGGTTTTTGGCTTGTCTCATTCAAGCTTCATTTACCATCGCGGGCGGTGAGTATATTTCAATGTTGGCAGGTGAAGTCAAACTTCCAAGAAAGGTGCTACCCGTTGCATTCAAGCAGGTCTTCGTGAGATTAACTTTCCTCTTCATTGGTAGTTGTCTTTGTGTGGGCATCTTGTGCTCTCCGAATGATCCCAATTTAACTGCTGCCATCGATAACTCAAGACCCGGTGCTGGCTCGTCACCTTACGTTATTGCGATGAATAATATGGGGATAAGAATTTTACCTGATATTGTTAACGCCGCATTAGTAACAGCTGCGTTTTCGGCTGGCAACGCATACACATACTGTTCCTCCAGAACGTTGTATGGAATGGCCTTAGATGGATACGCGCCAAAGATATTCACCAGGTGTAATAGGTTTGGTGTACCAATTTACTGTGTTCTGGTTTCTTTGATTTGGGGTTTGATCAGTCTGCTACAATTGAATGACAACAGCGCAGTCGTATTGAACTGGCTCATCAACTTGATTACCGCATCGCAACTTATAAACTTTTGCGTCCTTTGCGTCacttatttatttttcagaaggGTGTACCTGGCACAGAAGGACAACCTTCCCGCGTTGCCTTTCAAATCTTGGTGGCAACCCTACACAGCAATCTTCGGATTGGTCAGTGCTCTCGCCATGACGCTGATTCAAGGCTATACAGTCTTCTTCCCAAGCTTATGGGACGTCCAGGactttttattttgctATCTGATGGTTTTCATCGATCTCGGCATCTATCTGATCTATAAATTCGTCTGGTCACGTGGCAGAGATAAATTTAAAGATCCCAAAACTGTTGATTTCtctcaagatttcaagGAGATAGAAAATCATGAATTGGACAATGCTTATGAAAAGTTCATCTATTATCAGTCGCAATCTCGATCCgaatcaattgaatgcACCTGA
- the CCZ1 gene encoding Ccz1p (similar to Saccharomyces cerevisiae CCZ1 (YBR131W); ancestral locus Anc_3.396): protein MMLQYVTVFDPSRSTNEEDIHKQLLLYHSFTGSETTLQDKLSKIGVIQGIWSLTDSLNDGEKSCEKVIDLDAGVILTIKVESKFFICMSIARNESELAIPHQLYMSQMWYCYYFFTLNYGKLKNIEDTRKLTASLNEHFVSFWNDIVLRPEVIARRGITGLWPHSCKIAELEFNAEEESWESMVKQSILLETDSYLGIKDILVYHLPSQNSVVEHKKQIKLGYKTYGLVRHFSPDLEITNELSNWIYHKHAVYDFLSSHVLAGAAHYKEAFEGLDTSHESNNDFTTEAQSTGTQQSQTDFQLNLQKQGKVLLHNLTLPFTFAYDAVQEVSYTAGISKSMSLFMDYVPKWRKSGSDNPFTDDIDDSNNTNSRYGFLISPLCSQMLPTSYKVKSVKYYDKDTGDRKEYHLLFWYYGDVLAVIVCEPNFSKIWDTQYLQDLSYKLRLSMECFYRTAFKNPEIQGKENKKESFSYVVLKKDDKTIKSSLSPSHDISLQNDSVTPLELVVNGVDQLFGAANTHYYDDSGIRIRGLDMMGGIFGNKNTNKTEGSNNSRDLTNIYEKTYENFVDGLPQDKKWDLQLQILAFLKSFENSQKTRNIIEERLLKLNNGILCYIKENDDNLTVVLKNWYENEESYKSSKSLFMSLGVDVYNWWNSLSQ, encoded by the coding sequence ATGATGTTGCAGTATGTAACTGTATTTGACCCTAGTCGTAGCACTAATGAGGAAGACATACATAAACAACTATTGCTTTATCATTCCTTCACAGGCTCGGAGACCACCCTACAAGATAAATTGAGCAAAATTGGTGTAATCCAAGGTATATGGTCACTGACAGACTCACTTAATGATGGAGAAAAGAGCTGCGAAAAGGTAATAGATCTAGATGCTGGCGTTATATTGACAATTAAGGTGGAGtcgaaatttttcatatgcATGAGTATTGCTCGAAATGAATCAGAACTTGCTATCCCACATCAATTGTATATGTCACAAATGTGGTATTGCTACTACTTTTTCACCTTGAACTATGGtaagttgaaaaatatcgAGGATACTAGAAAGCTAACAGCTTCGCTCAATGAGCattttgtttcattttgGAATGATATTGTTCTGCGACCTGAAGTCATTGCTCGCAGAGGAATTACAGGACTGTGGCCGCATTCTTGTAAAATAGCAGAGTTAGAATTCAATGCTGAAGAAGAGTCTTGGGAATCTATGGTAAAACAGAGTATTCTTTTAGAGACAGATAGCTACTTAGGAATTAAAGACATACTTGTCTATCACTTACCAAGCCAAAATTCGGTTGTAGAACACAAGAAGCAAATTAAGCTGGGTTACAAAACATATGGCCTGGTAAGACATTTCTCCCCGGATTTAGAAATCACTAATGAGTTATCAAACTGGATTTATCACAAGCACGCGGTCTATGACTTCTTATCTAGTCATGTTTTGGCTGGGGCCGCTCATTATAAGGAGGCTTTTGAAGGTTTGGATACTTCGCATGAATCAAACAATGATTTCACGACAGAAGCGCAAAGCACTGGCACCCAGCAGTCACAGACTGATTTTCAGCTCAATTTACAAAAACAGGGGAAGGTCCTATTGCACAACTTAACACTGCCATTTACTTTTGCGTACGATGCGGTACAAGAAGTTAGTTACACTGCCGGAATATCAAAAAGTATGTCATTATTTATGGACTACGTACCGAAATGGCGTAAATCGGGAAGTGACAACCCTTTTACAGATGACATCGACGATTCAAATAACACAAATTCAAGATATGGGTTTCTTATATCACCACTGTGCTCGCAAATGCTACCCACGAGCTATAAAGTTAAAAGCGTTAAATATTACGATAAAGACACCGGTGACcgaaaagaatatcatttattattttggtACTATGGTGATGTTCTTGCAGTTATTGTTTGTGAACCAAACTTCTCAAAGATTTGGGACACCCAATACTTGCAAGATCTGAGCTATAAGCTACGATTAAGCATGGAATGCTTTTATAGAActgctttcaaaaatcctGAGATCCAGGGGAAagagaataaaaaagaatcatttTCCTATGTCGTACTAAAAAAGGACGATAAAACGATCAAATCCTCTCTTTCTCCCTCACACGATATATCTCTGCAAAATGACAGTGTTACTCCATTGGAATTGGTAGTCAACGGTGTGGATCAACTTTTTGGAGCAGCTAATACTCATTATTACGATGATTCGGGGATAAGAATACGGGGGCTTGATATGATGGGAGGGATATTTGGAAACAAAAATACTAATAAAACAGAAGGATCAAACAACAGTAGAGATTTAACAAATATTTATGAGAAAACCTACGAGAACTTCGTTGATGGTTTACCGCAGGATAAAAAATGGGATTTACAATTACAAATATTAGcttttttgaagagttttgaaaactcTCAAAAGACACGAAATATTATTGAGGAGAGATTACTTAAATTAAACAATGGAATTCTTTGTTAtatcaaggaaaatgatgaCAACCTCACAGTAGTCTTGAAGAACTGGTATGAGAATGAAGAGAGTTATAAGAGCTCtaaatctcttttcatGAGTCTTGGAGTGGATGTTTACAACTGGTGGAATAGCTTAAGCCaataa